The following nucleotide sequence is from Callithrix jacchus isolate 240 chromosome 12, calJac240_pri, whole genome shotgun sequence.
GAACTGGGCCGGGTTAGGCAGAGGAAAGTCACAGGCTTTGGCACAGGTCCAGCAGCAGTTTGGGGAACCAGAGGCACCTTGCTTCCTGCAGGGGGAGCTACTGTCCACGCAGCAGCCCTGGGCCTAGATCACAGGGTTCAGAATGTGGGCCAGGCAGCAGGTAGTGACAGCCAAGGCAGCTTTCCCAAGGGGGCAGGAAAAGATTTGGCTGGGGACGGGAGAGGAGGGACCCCCTGGTACCACAAAAGGGATAAATGCGAGGGCTTAATGGCAAGTGTCTCAGGGTAAGAGCCTGCAGATGAAGGGACAGGTTACCAGGATTCCTCTTCCCCAGAGCCCACCCTTTATCCACGACCAGACCCCTCACCAGCAGGCAGTGTCTAGTCAGCAGCACTAGACCCAGCAGCAACAAATAGATGCCCACAGCGATGAAGACGATGGCAGGGATGGGGAGCAGCAGGGGAGGGCTGCTGACAGGAGCCGGGGTTGGATTCCACGGGCTAGAGGCCTGGATGAGTACAGGAGGAAGGGGTGACAAGGAAGTGGAGAGGGGCTGCAGGAACACGGGAATACCATGAGGGACATGGAGGTGGCTGGGAGAGGAATGGCCACCAGATCGTGGGGAGAGCATCAAGAAAGGATTACACCCTGACTTACTATCTTGTACCCCAAGCCTGCCTTATTCCCTGTCATCCCCAGTTCCTTCCAGAATGCCTCTCCAAAGAGATCTCTTGTCTCTGAGTCCCCTGCCACTCCCTGCCCATCCCTCAGCCCACATTACTGGCCCCTCTCATCCAATTCTGCCCCTTTCCACCCCAGGTGTCCTTGTGTATCCCTCCCTCTCTTACAATCCATCAATGGCTCCCAGTGACTCACTTAAAACTTCttcttttatatatgcatttatttattttattattattatttttgagacagtcttgctctgtggcccaggctggagtacagagtggggcaatcttggctcactgcaacctccgccccctaggatctcctgcttcagcctccagagtagctgggattacaggctcatgccactatgcccagctaatttttgtatttttagtagagagggggtttcgccatgttggccaagctgctcttgaactccagacctcaggtgatccgcccgcctcggccccccaaagtgctgggattctcagcatgagccactacacttagCCAATTGTTTTTAGAGGCAGTGACTCAgtcgcccaagttggagtgcagctGCACGATCATGGCTCGATGCAACCTGGAGTTCCTgagcttaaatgatcctcccacctcagcctcctcagaagctgggattacaggcgacagccaccacacctggcacttAAAATTTGTGTCAGTGACAAGATTCCAAATTTAGCCCTGCCtacctctttccctcccctcttccaaCCACACTATAGCCCTAGCAGTTCCCCGAATGCTGCAGCCTCCTTCTCACCCCAAGGCTGTTTCCTCTGCCGGAAATGCCTTTTCTCCTGGATTACTTGGTGAACTCCTTATCTTGGCCAAGAATACCAGAAATGTGCCCTCCCGTGGGAAGTCCATTCCTGGGACTCTTCCTCACAGCTCTTGTCCTGAGCTGGCAGGGTGCAGTCTGTGTTGGGTAGAAGCCCCCTCCCCAGTCCGTGCTGAAAGGTAGGCCCAGCTGGGGTAAAGACCGGGAGCTGAGggagcccagagaggggaaggggccCCGACTTACGTCCATGGAGCAGG
It contains:
- the LOC118146229 gene encoding uncharacterized protein LOC118146229 isoform X3, producing MDASSPWNPTPAPVSSPPLLLPIPAIVFIAVGIYLLLLGLVLLTRHCLLAQGCCVDSSSPCRKQGASGSPNCCWTCAKACDFPLPNPAQFLDACCPQPTGADWAPHCPRCCPLCDCACTCQLPDCQSLNCLCFEIKLR